In Fodinicurvata sediminis DSM 21159, one genomic interval encodes:
- a CDS encoding homoserine kinase → MAVYTEVTDADLRAFLSRYDLGEILSFKGIAEGVENSNYLLQTDRGRYILTLYEKRVERSELPFFVNLMEHLAQRGIPCPTPVHSRDGETLQELNGRPAAVITFLNGLWPRRIHPFHCQEVGHHLAHLHLAGSDFEGHRRNRLSIDGWRGLLDTCRARADEVFSGLGGELESELQDLEARWPQDLPSGIIHADLFPDNVFFRDERLSGLIDFYFACNDFYAYDVATCMNAWCFESDGAFNATKARLLLAAYRKVRPFSAEELTALPLMARGSALRFLLTRLYDWLNHPPGAFVEPKDPLEYWRKLRFHRDISGPGAYGLEV, encoded by the coding sequence ATGGCCGTTTACACAGAAGTTACGGATGCCGACCTGCGCGCTTTCCTGTCGCGTTATGACCTGGGCGAGATTCTCTCTTTCAAGGGCATTGCCGAGGGCGTGGAGAATTCCAACTACCTCCTGCAGACCGATCGCGGGCGCTATATCCTGACGCTCTATGAAAAGCGCGTGGAACGCAGTGAGCTTCCGTTCTTCGTCAACCTGATGGAGCACCTGGCCCAGCGTGGCATTCCCTGCCCCACGCCGGTCCACAGCCGCGACGGCGAAACCCTGCAGGAGCTGAACGGCCGGCCGGCCGCTGTCATCACCTTCCTGAATGGCCTCTGGCCGCGACGCATCCACCCCTTCCACTGCCAGGAGGTGGGCCACCATCTGGCCCACCTGCATCTGGCTGGAAGCGATTTCGAGGGCCATCGCCGCAACCGCCTGTCCATCGACGGCTGGCGCGGCCTGCTGGACACCTGCCGGGCGCGCGCCGACGAGGTCTTCTCGGGCCTTGGCGGAGAACTGGAAAGCGAGCTGCAGGACCTGGAGGCACGCTGGCCCCAGGATCTGCCCAGCGGAATCATCCATGCCGACCTTTTCCCCGACAATGTCTTCTTCCGGGACGAGCGGCTTTCGGGCCTGATCGACTTCTATTTCGCCTGCAACGACTTCTATGCCTATGACGTGGCCACCTGCATGAACGCCTGGTGTTTCGAGTCGGACGGCGCCTTCAACGCCACCAAGGCGCGCCTGCTGCTAGCCGCCTATCGCAAGGTCCGTCCCTTCTCCGCGGAGGAGCTGACGGCCCTGCCCCTGATGGCGCGCGGATCGGCGCTGCGCTTTCTGCTGACCCGGCTCTATGACTGGCTGAATCACCCGCCCGGCGCCTTCGTGGAACCGAAGGACCCACTGGAATACTGGCGCAAGCTGCGCTTCCACCGCGACATTTCCGGTCCCGGCGCCTATGGGCTCGAGGTATGA